From one Amphiura filiformis chromosome 13, Afil_fr2py, whole genome shotgun sequence genomic stretch:
- the LOC140168743 gene encoding sodium bicarbonate cotransporter 3-like yields the protein MYVGIHLPKSEKRHRRGKKHKKIYDEANGKKEGKDSILSEQPSTRIKFLLGDEAEEGHETHEIFTEMEELFQLDDDEAEWKETARWIKYEEEVDAGADRWSKPHVSSLPLHSLFELRSCILTGAVCLDMEAETLEQIAGLVLDKLIATYQLEEEKREQVREALLRRHRHQSEKKHRERKISKTGNLTPNRSLLDIGRSFSHKSMEQALEDTSKKGSDNKLDKKSSDHKLERKSSLANINLPRIASANSIKVRDTKEDIFWRRYYK from the exons ATGTATGTGGGCATTCATTTGCCAAAGTCCGAAAAACGGCATCGTCGTGGGaagaaacataagaaaatatacgACGAGGCCAATGGG AAAAAAGAAGGTAAGGATAGTATACTAT CTGAGCAACCATCTACTCGAATCAAATTCCTCCTGGGAGACGAAGCCGAGGAGGGCCATGAAACTCACGAGATCTTCACAGAAATGGAAGAGTTGTTTCAGCTCGATGATGATGAGGCCGAATGGAAAGAAACCGCCAG ATGGATCAAATATGAAGAGGAAGTGGATGCTGGGGCAGACAGATGGAGTAAACCCCACGTCTCATCATTACCACTACACAGTCTATTTGAGCTTAGAAGTTGCATCTTGACTGGTGCCGTGTGCCTTGATATGGAAGCAGAAACATTGGAACAAATTGCAG GTCTGGTGCTTGATAAATTAATAGCTACATATCAATTGGAAGAAGAGAAACGTGAACAGGTCCGAGAAGCGTTACTACGACGACATCGCCACCAGAGTGAGAAGAAACACAGAGAGCGCAAGATCAGCAAAACCGGAAATTTAACCCCCAACCGGTCATTGTTGGATATTGGACGGTCATTTTCCCATAAAAGTATGGAGCAAG CATTGGAAGATACGAGTAAAAAAGGCTCAGATAATAAGCTAGACAAGAAAAGCTCCGACCACAAACTCGAGAGGAAGAGCTCGCTCGCTAATATTAATCTACCTAGAATTGCCAGCGCTAACAGCATCAAGGTGAGGGATACCAAGGAGGATATATTCTGGAGACGGTACTATAAATAA